From Rudanella lutea DSM 19387, a single genomic window includes:
- a CDS encoding DUF305 domain-containing protein, producing MENSLQRATSVLFLAGVMLGCDNKEGLQPQAHDANVYQQINHRMMTEMDKMKDTNDPDNDFSMMMRMHHQGAIDMSNEELKSGDNQAMKAMAQQVITAQTSEISQFNQFLQSHTPVPITAGATYNAEEMESMMKMMRAQDIRILTGDSDVDYAQLLIDHHQSAIEMAMSELKYGDDVQIRQMATKIIEDQKKEIGMLQDWLKTNKNY from the coding sequence ATGGAAAATTCACTTCAACGGGCAACTTCTGTCTTATTCCTGGCAGGGGTCATGCTGGGCTGCGACAACAAAGAGGGCTTACAGCCACAGGCTCATGATGCCAACGTGTATCAACAAATTAACCATCGTATGATGACAGAGATGGACAAAATGAAGGATACCAACGACCCTGACAACGATTTCTCAATGATGATGCGGATGCACCATCAGGGGGCCATTGATATGTCGAACGAAGAACTTAAATCTGGCGATAACCAGGCTATGAAAGCGATGGCGCAGCAGGTGATCACCGCTCAGACTTCGGAAATCAGCCAGTTCAATCAATTTCTTCAAAGTCATACGCCTGTTCCAATTACGGCTGGTGCGACTTACAACGCGGAAGAAATGGAGTCGATGATGAAGATGATGCGGGCGCAGGATATCCGTATTCTGACAGGTGACTCGGATGTAGACTACGCCCAGCTTTTGATCGATCATCATCAAAGTGCCATAGAAATGGCTATGTCGGAGCTTAAATATGGTGACGATGTCCAAATCCGCCAGATGGCCACGAAGATCATCGAGGATCAAAAAAAGGAAATTGGAATGCTACAGGACTGGCTGAAAACCAATAAAAATTATTAA
- a CDS encoding DUF305 domain-containing protein, translating to MKINPFYGVALSVALYIAQPAVAQTGQTSASNAMMKSMQSGMNKMMSMKMTGDPDHDFAMMLKMHHQSAVEMADMEVKQGRNAQVKALASKIKVSNQKEIKELDQFLSSHKPQLSSSKLGQKGMEIMHSGTHSMNGNVDHDFASMMAQHHQQGIDMARAFLKEGKTEKMKAMANNVVKMQTKEMAELKKLESSLKS from the coding sequence ATGAAAATTAATCCGTTTTATGGGGTGGCACTCAGTGTAGCCCTGTATATAGCTCAACCGGCTGTTGCACAAACCGGGCAGACATCGGCCAGCAACGCCATGATGAAGTCCATGCAGTCAGGCATGAACAAGATGATGAGCATGAAAATGACTGGTGACCCCGACCACGATTTTGCTATGATGCTCAAGATGCACCATCAGTCTGCTGTTGAGATGGCTGATATGGAAGTTAAGCAAGGCAGAAACGCGCAGGTCAAGGCATTAGCCAGCAAAATCAAAGTCTCCAACCAAAAGGAGATAAAAGAACTCGACCAGTTCCTGAGCAGTCACAAGCCACAATTATCTTCGTCGAAACTGGGTCAGAAGGGCATGGAGATTATGCACAGTGGAACCCACTCAATGAACGGGAACGTGGACCACGATTTTGCCAGCATGATGGCTCAACACCATCAGCAGGGCATCGATATGGCCCGTGCATTCCTGAAAGAAGGGAAGACCGAGAAGATGAAGGCAATGGCCAATAACGTTGTCAAGATGCAGACTAAAGAGATGGCCGAGTTGAAAAAGCTGGAGAGCAGCCTGAAAAGCTAA
- a CDS encoding multicopper oxidase domain-containing protein: MKNTFFATLSLLVLLQIASYGQHQQHTMAAGNLVASPPANPDKSNFPVVKTSLPVTRPQALAKVKPTGKRVEYDLTIDEQMVNITGKPKRAMTINGGIPGPTMRFTEGDVAVIRVHNKLKTETSLHWHGILLPNIQDGVSYLNTPPIHAGDTYTFEYPLVQSGTYWFHSHTRYQEQVGVYGSIAILPQQPTHKADHDLVLLLSDWTNENPAYILKNLKRRNEWYSIKKNNVQSLNRIIQHKAVGAYLRQSMMKMAPMDISDVYYDRFLVNGKDTVRYPDIKAGQTVRLRVINASASTYFHVNYAGGSMKLISADGLDVQPLEVDRRLIAIAETYDFIVTVPKGGAFEVRATAQDGSGYATALLGNGPAKYAPTIPRPDLYKLTANMSQMGGMGMGRMNMGKSDTTAQANVDMNGPMMHDMPGMDSKPGKAESASGQVDHSQMAMGQGKPAKQAPVTPKKPDSMESMGNMVGMDHSQMNMGKQPTKKGAGSAKKAPKPTKATGSTAGMNRGDTKMNMAGMNMGKDGKMDMTGMNHGQMDDSSMPGMDHSNLSIKMDSVPAKKIDSKKPDSMAGMDHSQMNMDSKTSTMAGMKGMDHGGMAGMSMMDEQNTIDYSILKSPEPIVFPTNRPIREIPLTLTGNMFRYIWGFNGQPLSRADMIQIRRGEIVRIRMINNTMMMHPIHLHGHYFRVLNGQGQYSPLKHTVNVSPMESVTIEFMADDEKDWFFHCHLLYHMLSGMARVVSYGDQPDSSIASIQKLHLRDMRDNQPFIWGYLQPGYPLNYFALNVSNNKNAIVAGGDHDWRTNRFEFDLDYERYFGDWFRVFAGIDGGNEEFLRRVRPEDGGQPVSSRRIVRAVAGIRYMLPFLIQSEVKLDTRGNVRFQLNGQQMLFPRLDFQYQAQWLVGSYVRAHVELQYTVTKNLFLHTDYDTRYKTFAGGLGYNF; the protein is encoded by the coding sequence ATGAAAAACACTTTTTTTGCGACGTTAAGTCTGCTGGTGTTGCTACAAATAGCCAGTTATGGGCAACACCAACAGCATACAATGGCGGCTGGCAACTTGGTTGCCAGTCCCCCTGCCAATCCCGACAAATCCAACTTTCCGGTAGTTAAAACATCCCTACCCGTCACCCGGCCCCAAGCCCTTGCGAAGGTGAAGCCAACCGGCAAGCGGGTTGAGTATGACCTCACCATTGACGAGCAGATGGTTAACATCACGGGCAAACCGAAGAGGGCCATGACCATAAACGGGGGCATCCCTGGCCCGACGATGCGGTTTACCGAAGGCGATGTAGCCGTTATCCGGGTACACAACAAATTAAAAACCGAAACCTCGCTGCACTGGCATGGCATACTGCTCCCCAACATACAGGATGGCGTTTCGTACCTGAACACCCCCCCCATTCATGCGGGTGATACCTATACGTTCGAGTACCCACTGGTGCAGTCCGGCACGTACTGGTTTCACTCCCATACCCGCTACCAGGAACAAGTCGGGGTGTACGGCTCCATCGCGATTCTACCTCAGCAGCCCACCCACAAGGCGGATCATGATTTAGTGCTGTTGCTATCGGATTGGACGAATGAGAATCCAGCGTACATTCTGAAAAACCTGAAACGGCGCAACGAATGGTACTCCATCAAAAAAAATAATGTCCAATCACTCAACCGCATTATTCAGCATAAGGCGGTAGGGGCGTACCTGCGGCAGTCGATGATGAAAATGGCACCAATGGACATCTCGGATGTGTATTACGACCGGTTCTTAGTTAATGGAAAAGACACCGTGCGTTACCCGGACATCAAAGCGGGCCAAACTGTTCGGCTGCGGGTTATCAACGCCAGTGCGTCCACCTATTTTCACGTCAATTATGCCGGCGGCTCCATGAAACTGATTTCCGCCGATGGCCTTGATGTGCAGCCGCTGGAGGTTGACCGGCGGCTGATTGCCATTGCGGAGACCTACGATTTTATAGTCACTGTACCCAAAGGCGGAGCTTTTGAAGTGCGGGCTACTGCTCAGGATGGGTCTGGCTACGCAACGGCCTTGCTCGGAAATGGCCCGGCGAAGTATGCCCCGACGATTCCCCGCCCCGACCTGTACAAGTTAACAGCCAACATGAGCCAAATGGGAGGCATGGGCATGGGTAGGATGAACATGGGGAAAAGCGACACGACAGCTCAGGCCAATGTGGACATGAACGGCCCCATGATGCACGATATGCCCGGCATGGATTCCAAACCCGGCAAAGCGGAGTCCGCTTCGGGTCAAGTGGACCATAGCCAAATGGCTATGGGACAAGGTAAACCAGCAAAACAAGCCCCTGTTACGCCTAAAAAGCCCGATTCGATGGAGAGCATGGGCAATATGGTGGGTATGGATCACAGCCAGATGAACATGGGCAAACAACCGACGAAGAAAGGGGCGGGTTCGGCTAAAAAAGCCCCTAAGCCAACTAAAGCGACCGGCTCAACGGCGGGTATGAATAGGGGGGACACGAAGATGAATATGGCGGGCATGAACATGGGTAAAGACGGCAAAATGGACATGACGGGGATGAATCACGGGCAAATGGATGATTCATCCATGCCCGGCATGGATCACAGCAATTTGTCCATTAAAATGGACTCAGTGCCCGCTAAAAAAATAGACAGCAAAAAGCCGGATTCGATGGCTGGGATGGATCACAGCCAGATGAATATGGATAGCAAGACCAGTACTATGGCCGGTATGAAGGGAATGGATCATGGAGGAATGGCCGGTATGAGCATGATGGACGAGCAGAATACTATCGACTACAGCATTCTTAAATCCCCAGAACCGATTGTGTTTCCCACTAACCGCCCGATTCGAGAAATACCGCTCACGCTGACGGGGAATATGTTCCGCTACATCTGGGGCTTCAACGGGCAACCCCTATCACGGGCCGATATGATCCAGATCCGGCGGGGTGAAATCGTGCGTATCCGCATGATAAATAACACGATGATGATGCACCCTATTCACCTACACGGGCATTACTTTCGGGTGCTGAACGGGCAGGGGCAGTATTCCCCGTTGAAGCATACGGTGAACGTATCGCCGATGGAAAGCGTCACAATTGAGTTTATGGCCGACGACGAGAAAGACTGGTTTTTTCACTGTCACCTGCTCTACCATATGTTGAGTGGCATGGCCCGCGTAGTGAGCTACGGCGACCAGCCCGACTCCTCAATTGCCAGTATTCAGAAGCTGCACCTGCGCGACATGCGCGATAACCAGCCCTTTATATGGGGCTACCTGCAACCGGGTTATCCTCTCAACTATTTTGCCCTGAACGTGTCCAATAACAAAAACGCGATTGTGGCCGGGGGGGATCACGACTGGCGCACCAACCGATTCGAGTTCGATCTGGATTACGAACGATATTTTGGCGACTGGTTCCGGGTCTTTGCCGGTATTGACGGAGGCAATGAAGAGTTTCTGCGCCGGGTACGCCCTGAAGATGGGGGACAGCCCGTTAGCAGTCGGCGCATTGTTCGGGCCGTAGCTGGTATCCGCTATATGCTGCCATTTCTAATTCAATCGGAAGTGAAACTCGACACACGCGGCAACGTCCGGTTTCAACTCAACGGGCAGCAGATGTTGTTTCCCCGGTTAGACTTCCAGTATCAGGCGCAGTGGCTGGTGGGTAGCTACGTGCGGGCGCACGTGGAACTGCAATACACAGTAACCAAGAATCTGTTTCTGCACACCGATTACGACACCCGGTATAAGACGTTTGCCGGTGGGTTGGGCTACAACTTTTGA
- a CDS encoding DUF2726 domain-containing protein, translated as MLYDRETIFKLLQQRNWMALIELFKNNKIYDQLRQDDITRSILESQFIRELIDGSSFDKDPDYLFYLEQFHMLHTGPNFHFVLPSVDVERLVEKIILGYRSTQVQSALLYARKYPHLSTSTELLQEFERTQPKVVEHSQQRTIHVTVNREVEAVNHTISLFKSKQEYEFYRAVREVYSTYLVFPNVAVSALVDFEQIKHFLEPHERNYFFKALVDCVVFDAENAFKPFKMLEIDSEYHDSEKQQAKDKIKDKIMAKAGQRLLRIRVKARMSEQDLTRLIREVSREQP; from the coding sequence ATGCTCTACGACCGCGAAACCATATTCAAGCTTCTTCAGCAGCGTAATTGGATGGCTCTCATCGAGTTGTTTAAAAATAATAAGATTTATGACCAACTTCGGCAGGACGATATTACAAGGAGTATTCTTGAATCGCAGTTCATCCGGGAACTAATCGACGGAAGTAGCTTTGACAAAGACCCTGATTATCTCTTTTATTTAGAGCAGTTCCATATGCTTCACACAGGGCCTAATTTTCACTTTGTTCTACCCTCCGTAGATGTGGAACGCCTTGTAGAAAAAATTATACTTGGATATCGCTCGACTCAAGTTCAGTCAGCTTTGCTTTATGCCAGGAAATATCCGCATCTGTCTACCAGTACTGAATTGCTTCAGGAGTTTGAACGGACACAGCCCAAAGTAGTCGAACACAGTCAGCAACGAACGATTCACGTGACTGTAAACCGCGAAGTAGAAGCTGTAAACCATACAATTAGCTTATTTAAATCAAAGCAGGAGTATGAGTTCTACCGGGCAGTTCGGGAGGTGTACAGCACGTACCTCGTCTTCCCCAATGTAGCGGTTTCGGCACTGGTTGATTTTGAGCAGATCAAACACTTTTTGGAACCGCATGAGCGAAATTACTTTTTCAAAGCCTTAGTAGATTGCGTTGTCTTCGACGCAGAAAATGCGTTTAAGCCATTCAAGATGCTGGAGATTGACAGCGAATATCATGATAGTGAAAAGCAGCAAGCTAAGGATAAAATAAAAGACAAAATCATGGCTAAGGCAGGCCAACGTCTGCTTCGCATTCGTGTGAAAGCAAGAATGTCAGAGCAAGACCTAACCCGCTTAATTCGTGAAGTTTCTCGCGAACAGCCCTGA